The Lolium rigidum isolate FL_2022 chromosome 1, APGP_CSIRO_Lrig_0.1, whole genome shotgun sequence region AATATAGTGCATTATTAGTTTTTTCCTaggtcaaactttgtaaagttcaACCAAATTTAAGGATCAACATTTATAATACCAAATCAATACCATTAGATCCATCACGAAATATGTTCTCATACTGTATTTATTGGGCATTGTACATGTGGATATTTTCCATATAAATTTGGTAAAACTTTACAAAGTTCAAGTTAGGtgtttgatgacatggaggggcTACAGCAATACTTCCACATGGTAAGCTTTGATGGTAAACTAGTGCCATTATTTGCTAGCAGCCTTATCCAGGTTAGCATGCATGGCTTGATATTTCCCAAAGAATTCAGAGAAACTATATCAAAAGTTCCTCCACatcaaacaatgaaaattaaGAACGATTAAGGTTATTGTCACATGGTTACTGCAGTGGCTAATAAAATCATTCATTTCCTGGTCTACAGCCCAACACATGAACGGATTGGTTATCTGAAGATATGAAGCTGCATATGCTCGAGCATCACTAATTTTATGCTAGCTAACTTGAGAAATCAGGATATTCACTTCAGATAACAATACAGCAAGTTCCGAAAGCAGTATCAATAATGGGGCAGATAGAAAGTGTGAGTAGCAAACACTTACCCAAACAAAAAAGTACCACAGCAAACATCCTAATTGACCATGCTGGAATCACCAGCATCaggctcatcgtcatcctcttcttccttcttcagctGGCCACAGGCATTGCACTCAAACACATGGGACAGGTCACCATTCGGCAAGGGCGGCAGCGGTGCAAGCATGCCATAGCAGTCCTCACGATCACACAGATACCTTACAAAGAAGAAGGAATGTGGGAAAtcgtcatcaccaccatcactcccttcctcctgctcCATCCCCTCATCAACACCATCTACAGCATCCTCCTTGTCATGCTCTTCTTCCATGGTGTCAtcctcattatcatcatcatcatcaaactTCCACTTGCTCTCGACCTGACACCGGTCACACTCACAGCGGAACCCATAGTCCTCCAGCAGCCTGCGCTGCCGGTCAGCGTACCTCCAATTGGCCGCGAAGTAGCTGATGCAGACCTCCCGCCCCTCCGAGATGCCATGGAGCGCGCGCACGACGATGTCGGTGTTCCCCGGCCCCGGCCTGTCGGCGTAGTCGAAGTGGCAAGCGTTGGGCAGGCAGTCGTGGTTGAGCAGCGAGGCGCGGAGGTACACGGCGTAGGCGCGCGTCTTGCGGAGCTCCAGCGGCACGTCGGGGCGGTACGGCTCCATGATGGAGAAGCTGTTGGTGCGGTCCTTGGAGAGGAGCGCGGCCGTGAGGTCCGGGGAGAAGCCCGGGGGCAGCAGGTGCGGCGGCGCCAGGGAGGATACCATGGCGTGGAGGGTCGCGGCGTCCTGCTGCTGCTGGCTCGGGGAGGGggccgaggagagggagaggagcgcGCGGAGGGAGGGGTCCGGGAGCGAGTAggcggagaggaggaagaggagggcctCCTGGTGCGcgtcgggggcggcggcgaggtTGCGGGAGAGCGCGGCGCAGAGGAGGCGCGGGtgcgaggcggcggcgcaggcCGGGGAGCAGAAGGCGGCGGCGCGACAGGAGGGGCAGGCCAGGGCGTGGGGCGGTGGCGGGAGGGAGCGGAAGCAGGCGGAGCAGTAGGCGGGGAGGGAGGCGAGCGAGGACGGGTAGAGGAGGATGGGCGGCTCGGAGAGGATCACCTCGCCCTCGAGGATCTCGCGGGCTGCGAGGAGCGCGCGGCCGCGGCCCGGGAGGTCGGCTGCGCGGAGGGGTTCTCCGGCCATGCTTGGCGGTGCACTCGCCgttgcagcggcggcggaggcggagcaggAGGGAGAGAGGTTTTGGGTCGGCAGTGGAAGGTTTGTGTTGGAGAAGAACCCTTGGGTTGAAATGGGAAATAGGCCGAAATATGGTTTACAGGGCTTGGGCCTTTCGTAAAGAAATACTATATGGGCCGACGTGCGCGTGAAGACAGTAATCCAAAACGGCACCCTCTGTTTTGAAACTTCTATGCGTAGAatgttttttcaatttttttttttttttgagaaacacaatatAAAGTAGATGCCCACATATACGCGCACATACATtcatccctatgaacgcacacatgcACCCTACCTCTATGAACACCTCCGGAAAGACTGAGCcggtggattggatcttgaaattgacgaagtcaccaaagGTGCCTCGCTGTCAACGAGAACGTCGACTCCCaccgaatgaatattccgcctatatgagacacacagatattaaacctggggtttgaactctggtgggctagaggaacaaccaccctcctaaccacccaacctcaagtTGGTTCtcgttttttttcttcaaaatttcaGATATACAATTAGGTAGTTTTTCATATATGTCAATTTTATTAAGAAATACGGTAGCATGTCATACTTTGGATTACACAATATAATTTATAAATTTAGAGATCCACACTAGTACCAAGATAGAGATTTGTTGTAGAGCAATATTTTTCTAGTTCACAAATAATGCAATTCCTTCATCAAACTTTTACAAGAACATGCTCGGTCACTACTATTTGaacatgattttttttataaCTAGAGCTAACTATCCACTAAGAGTTTTTTTTGTATGGCATATTGTAAGTAACCCTAGTTCTCTTGCTAACCTGATCAAGGCTGGCAGTCTAGATGCGTTGATTTCGGCTTTAGTTGGGGAAAAAAATTAAAGCCACTTAGATTTGTAGTTTTAGATGGTGAAATTTCAAATAAAACGTACCCACGCTAGTATTTGGAGATTTGAACATGAAATTTTATAACTTCAAGCTATGATTCATTGATTCTCTTACTTCTGAAAAACTGGAGTCACCGGAGATAACTATCCACTAAGATTTTTATTTTGGGTTTGGCATATTAGAAAGAAAGGTGACCATGGTTCCCTTATTATGCTAATCAAGGTAGCACTCTAGATGTTTTGATTTCAGTTTAGGCCgggaaaccccccccccccccgcccatgAAGACACTACCTACTATTTACAGGTTGTTGGCCGATTTTTTCCATTGAAAATCAATCTAAAGCTCATTTTTTAGCCCCTCCCCCAGCCCATTTTGCCCCCCTAGGAGTTTGGCCCAAGGTCCGCGCCTTGTGGCTAGAGTTCAGGATATCAAGCCAGCTCATCCGAGTTTTCGTAGAAGCGCTCGTTGACCGATGGGGTGCTATCTTGTACTCCATCTGATCCATATTATTTGATGGTAAACTGGATGTGCCTATAATTAATATGTGTCTACATatatctatattagcatcaaataatataaatcggagggagtagtaaaaaaACGCACATCAAGAAGTCTCACCTAGAGAGGGGTCATTCTGTGGTTGGTCaacattttttgtttgtttgaatcaTAATTTGGCAACCAAACTATACAAGTAGGAAATTTCAAAGTGGCCGTTCGCATCTCTGCAAGATCGTGTATAGATGCCTTAGAAGATTTACAGTTTTCGAAGCTTACTCATCCTCTTTAAAAAGGCGTTACATTTGACCATGCTAACATGGATAGGTACATAGTGAGAAGTTGCTTCACATAACCGGTGCACCATTTAGCACGCGATCTGTCACGACCACTACCCACAACCCACCCCCAGCCCAGCGACCACGTGCGATTTATTTATTATCAGATCATACTTAAACCATCCATGCGATATTGTTGATATTGTTGCTGCATCTTCAATATGCTTAACCAAGCagtatgtgactttgaaatgatttATTTTGTTCAGATAACCAACATGAAAAAGACAACTACGAGTtattcaaaagaaaagaaaaaatactcCACATACGCACACAAAATTACAAATTAAAGGAGCCTGTAGATCCAGTTGGCCCACCATGTCAGCGACACAAGAATCGCACATATCCACCAGCAGAAGCCTATAGGacaaggggccacgaggcacacgAACCACTTCAGCTCAAACACGAAACGCACAAGGGGAGAAGAAAAAAAACGAGTCCACTCCGCCCACGCATCCGAGATCCCAAATCCGCCGGAGGAAGCAATGGCCGGCGGAGACGTGGAGGCCACGGCGGCGCttctgccgccgccggcggggtcggaggaggcggagcgcgctCCGCCGCCGGAGGACCGGCTCGGGGTGGGCTACCTCATCTTCTTCACGCTGGGCGCCGGGTTCCTGCTGCCCTGGAACGCCTACATCACCGCCGTcgactacttctcctacctctacCCGGGCGCGCCCGTCGACCGCGTCTTCTCCGTCTCCTACATGCTCTCCTGCCTGCTCCCGCTGCTCCTCATCGTGCTCGTCTTCCCCAAGTCCAGCGCCGGGGCGCGCATCAACACGGGGCTCGCCCTCTTCACGCTCGCGCTCCTCGTCGTGCCCGTCATGGACGCCGTCTACGTCAAGGGCACCCCGCGGCTCTACGGGGCGTTTGACgtaaccgtcgccgccaccgccttgTGCGGCGTCGCAGACGCGCTCGTGCAGGGCGGGGTCATCGGCTTCGCCGGGGAGCTCCCCGAGCGGTACATGCAGGCCGTCATTGCCGGAACCGCCGCTTCAGGTCCCCTTTTACCTCTGCTATGTCTCTGTTGGTTCCTTTGTCTGTTTTTAGTTTATTTGAGTTCTGTAGTTCCTTCAATTGCTCCACTAGAACCTGTTTTGTTTTGGACTCACATAGCAGGCACCAAATTGGCACCACATGGAACACTCTAATTCTTGAACTGCAAAATGTATGTCTaacataatactccctccgttcctatttaATCGACGCGGGGGAGAGAAGGCTAATGAACAAATAACATATTGATAGAAGTCAATTAAAtccggacagaggtagtacttgtTAAAATCTTCAAGCCCGGATTGCAGTTTGTGAGTTGAGCAACCGAAACACAATATGTGCTGTTGGGCCTAACGAATTGGAGCAGAAATCGCTGCATTTCATGATACATTTGGTCCAACTCTCACAAATCAAGCCTTGCCTATTTGATGCATTTTTTGTGAAATGTATGATGAATTTGCAATTTTATTTGATGGGTAGATGCTAATGAGATTTGCATTCCACAGGTGTGCTTGTCTCGGCGATGAGAGTACTTACCAAAGCAAGCTACCCTCAGGACGCCCCTGGCTTAAGGGCAAGCGCGATCCTGTACTTCATCGTCGGTATCGTGGTCATGATCATCTGCATAGTGTGCTACAATGTGGCCGACAGGCTCCCGGTCGTGGTGTACTACAAGAACCTCAAGAGGAGGGCTCAGAaggcagaggtgggcggcggcatGACGGGGTCCGCCTGGAGGTCAACCTTGTGGAGCATCGTCGGGACAGTGAAGTGGTATGGGGTGGGAGTTGTTCTCATCTACGGAGTCACCCTGTCCATATTCCCGGGGTTCATCACAGAGGACGTGCACTCTGAGGCGCTCAAGGACTGGTACCCTATCATGCTCATCAGCGCCTACAACGTGTTTGATCTCGTCGGCAAGTGCCTGCCGGCCCTCTATCTCCCCGAGAACGGCAAAGTCGCTGTTGCTGGGTCATTCGTGAGGCTCCTGTTTATCCCTCTCTTCTACGCTTGCCTGCACGGACCCAGCTTCTTCCGCACCGAGGTCCCGGTCACCATACTGACATGCCTCCTCGGACTCACCAACGGGTACCTGACCTCCGTGCTCATGATCCTCGCGCCCAAGGCTGTGCCC contains the following coding sequences:
- the LOC124683076 gene encoding histone-lysine N-methyltransferase ASHR2-like, yielding MAGEPLRAADLPGRGRALLAAREILEGEVILSEPPILLYPSSLASLPAYCSACFRSLPPPPHALACPSCRAAAFCSPACAAASHPRLLCAALSRNLAAAPDAHQEALLFLLSAYSLPDPSLRALLSLSSAPSPSQQQQDAATLHAMVSSLAPPHLLPPGFSPDLTAALLSKDRTNSFSIMEPYRPDVPLELRKTRAYAVYLRASLLNHDCLPNACHFDYADRPGPGNTDIVVRALHGISEGREVCISYFAANWRYADRQRRLLEDYGFRCECDRCQVESKWKFDDDDDNEDDTMEEEHDKEDAVDGVDEGMEQEEGSDGGDDDFPHSFFFVRYLCDREDCYGMLAPLPPLPNGDLSHVFECNACGQLKKEEEDDDEPDAGDSSMVN
- the LOC124689185 gene encoding equilibrative nucleotide transporter 1-like — protein: MAGGDVEATAALLPPPAGSEEAERAPPPEDRLGVGYLIFFTLGAGFLLPWNAYITAVDYFSYLYPGAPVDRVFSVSYMLSCLLPLLLIVLVFPKSSAGARINTGLALFTLALLVVPVMDAVYVKGTPRLYGAFDVTVAATALCGVADALVQGGVIGFAGELPERYMQAVIAGTAASGVLVSAMRVLTKASYPQDAPGLRASAILYFIVGIVVMIICIVCYNVADRLPVVVYYKNLKRRAQKAEVGGGMTGSAWRSTLWSIVGTVKWYGVGVVLIYGVTLSIFPGFITEDVHSEALKDWYPIMLISAYNVFDLVGKCLPALYLPENGKVAVAGSFVRLLFIPLFYACLHGPSFFRTEVPVTILTCLLGLTNGYLTSVLMILAPKAVPIHHSETAGIVIVLFLVTGLAIGSFVAWFWVI